Below is a window of Moorella thermoacetica DNA.
GAAGGTCGCTCCCCGGACGGCGGGGCTTATCCTGGCCCGCCTCTATCCTACCCTGATCTTAGAGTGCCTGGAACGGCTGTAAACCCTACGGAGGTGCTTTTAAAATGTTACAGGGTAAAAAAGTAGGGTTTGCCGTCACCGGTTCTCACTGTACCCTGGCTGCGGTGATGCCCGAACTGGCCAGGGTGATCGCCGAAGGGGCAGAGGTTGTACCCATCATCTCCCCGGCTGTTAGGGATAGTGATACTCGTTATGGCACCAGCAGTTACTGGCGGGCCGAAGTGGAACGGATTACTGGCCATAAGGCCATTGATACTATTGTTGCGGCCGAACCCATTGGCCCCCAAAAACTCTTTGATATTCTCGTTATAGCTCCATGTACCGGTAACACCCTGGCCAAACTGGCTAACGGGATTACCGATACCCCGGTTTTAATGGCCGCCAAGGCTCAGTTACGCAACCTGCGACCGGTAGTGCTGGCCATTGCCAGTAACGATGGCCTGGGGGCCAATGCTGTCAACCTGGGCCGGATTATGAACACTAAAAATATCTACCTGGTTCCCTTTGGTCAGGATGATCCAGAAAAGAAACCCAACTCCTTGGTAGCCAGGATGGATTTGCTTGTTGCTACCATCGTGGCAGCCCTGGAGGGCAGGCAGATTCAGCCTGTTTTAATGGGGTCTCCGGAAAAGGGGCAGGTGACAGGAGGATAGATCAAACAGCGATGGCGAATTTGAATGTTGCCGTAGTAGGTACCGGAGCTGTAGGCCAGACCATGCTTAAAGTTCTGGAGGAAAGGAATTTTCCCGTCGGCAGGTTAAAGGTCCTGGCGACCAGTCGCTCCGCAGGAAAGAAAGTCACCTTCAAGGGCGAGGAGTACCGCGTTGAGGAAACCACTCCGGAATCCTTCGCCGGGGTTAACGTAGCCCTCTTTGCCGGGGGTGAAGCCAGTAAAATCTTTGGCCGGGCGGCGGTGGCCGCCGGAGCAGTGGTAATTGATAATAGCAATAACTTCCGTATGGATCCGGAGGTACCCTTGGTGGTACCGGAGGTTAATCCCCAGGATGTACGCTGGCATAAAGGGCTGATTGCCAACCCCAACTGCTCCACCATTCAGATGGTGGTTGCCCTGAAGCCCCTGTATGACGCCGCCGGCATCAAGCGGGTAGTAGTCTCGACCTACCAGGCTGTTTCTGGCGCCGGCCAGGAAGCCATCGATGAGCTGCGGAAACAGAGCCAGCAGGTCTTGGAGGGCAGGGAAGTGAGCGGCAGGGTCTTCCCCTGGCAGATTGCCTTCAACTGCCTGCCCCATATCGATATCTTCCTGGAGAACGGTTATAGCAAGGAAGAAATGAAGATGGTCAACGAGACCAAGAAAATTATGGGAGATAATGATATCCGGGTGACGGCCACCACGGTACGGGTTCCGGTCTTTAACGGCCATTCGGAAGCAATTAATGTAGAGACAAGGGAAAAGCTGACGGCCTCCCAGGCCAGGGAACTCTTGAGCCGGGCCCCCGGGGTGGTGGTAGTCGACGATCTTGATAATAAGGCCTATCCCCTGGCCATCCAGGCCGACGGCCGGGACGAGGTATTCGTCGGGCGTATCCGGGAGGATTTCTCCATTGCCAACGGCCTGAACCTGTGGGTGGTTGCCGATAACCTGCGCAAGGGTGCAGCGACCAATGCCGTGCAGATTGCCGAATTACTGCTGCAGGAAGGCCTTCTTTAGGAAAAAAGTAAAAGTTTTAACCCCGGCGCACCCGGCTCCAGGCCTGGCAGGGTATTAATAAACAAGTAAAGAGGGGTGGCCGGCGTGAAGGTCCTGGTCCAAAAGTTCGGTGGTACGTCGGTAGCCAGTCCCGAGCAACGACTGGTGGTAACCGGGCATATCGAAAGGGCCTGCCGGGTGGGTTACCAGGTGGTAGTAGTCGTTTCGGCTATGAGGCGCCGGGGCGCGCCCTATGCTACCGATACCCTCCTTGAACTGCTGGGGGATAACGAGGTTGAGCCCCGGGAGCGGGATCTCCTCCTGGCTTGTGGCGAGGTTATTTCCGGGGTGGTCCTGACCGGGCTCCTTAAAAGTAAGGATCTGCCGGCAGTTTTCCTGACGGGAGGCCAGGCCGGCATCATTACCGACGCCCAGTTTGGGGATGCCCGTATTCTTAGGGTTGAACCGCGCCGGATTCAATCCTACCTTGACCAGGGCCGGGTAGTGGTGGTAGCCGGTTTCCAGGGAGTCACTGAATCCGGGGAAGTAACCACTCTAGGCCGTGGTGGCAGCGACACCACGGCGGTGGCCCTGGGAGTGGCCTTGGGTGCGGAAGCAGTTGAAATTTTTACCGATGTGGATGGGGTTAAAACTGCCGACCCACATATTGTCAGCGATGCCAGGACCCTGAGCACCATCACCTACAATGAGGTTTGTCAGATGGCCTATGAAGGGGCGAAGGTCATCCACCCCCGAGCCGTAGAAATAGCCCGGCAGAAGAATATTCCCTTACGGATCAAGTCAACCTTTAATGACGGCCCTGGTACCCTGGTGGTAGCCTGGCAACCGGGGGTCACCGGCGTCCATATCAGCCGGGACCGGGTCATTACCGGCATTACCCACATGGACGGTCTGACCCAGTTGCGGGTTTCCCTCCCCTCAGGGGAGGGAGCCGGGGAGGTTTTCCCGCTGCTGGCTCAAAATAATATCAGCGTGGACTTTATCAATATCTTTCCCGGGGAACTGGTCTTTACCGTTAAAAGCGAGGTTGCCCGGCAGGCCCGGGAACTGATTGAAGGGCTGGGCCTGAAGGTGACTGCCCGCCCCAGTTGCGCCAAGGTGGCCACGGTAGGGGCCGGTATGCGCGGCGTACCCGGGGTCATGGCTACCATTGTTACGGCCCTGGAGCGGGAGGGCATTAAAATTCTCCAGTCAGCAGATTCCTATACTTCTATCTGGTGCCTGGTGGACAGGAAGGATATGGAACGGGCCGTACAAACCCTTCATCGGGAGTTTAAACTTAACGACGGTAAAACAGGCGAGGTGAAAGTTTATGCAGTGGGGTAGGATCCTCACAGCAATGGTGACTCCCTTTACAGCGGACGGGAAATTAGATTTAGACGGTGCCCGCAGGCTGGCCGCCTACCTGGTAGACCACGGCAGCGACGGGTTGGTGGTTGCCGGTACTACCGGGGAATCGCCGACCCTGACCCACGAGGAAAAAATAGCCCTTTTCCGGGAGGTTAAAAAAGCAGTAGGCGACCGGGCGGCAGTCATCGCCGGTACAGGTACTAATTCCACCGCCGCCAGTATTGAACTCTCCCGGGAAGCCGAGGCCCTGGGGGTAGACGGCTTGATGCTCGTAGTACCCTATTACAACCGGCCATCCCAGGAGGGCCTTTACCAGCATTTTAAAGCTATAGCAGCGGCCACCACCCTGCCTATTATCCTATATAATATTCCTTCCCGTACCGGGCGCAATATGGATGCGGCTACAACCCTACGTCTGGCTGAGATCAAGAATATCAAGGCCGTAAAAGAGGCCAGCGGCGATCTGGACCAGGCAACGGCTATCCTGCGGCAGGCGCCGGCCGATTTTCTGGTATATAGCGGCGACGACTCCCTGACCCTGCCCCTGATGGCTGTGGGTGGTTACGGCATAATCAGTGTCGTCGCCCACGTGGCCGGCGAAAAGATGCAGGCCATGGTCAGGGCCTTTACTGCCGGGGATGTCCAGGGGGCGGCAGCTCTTCACCGGGAACTCTTTCCCCTCTTTAAAGCCCTCTTTATAACCAGTAACCCGGTGCCGGTAAAGGAAGCCTTGCAGATGTTGGGACTGCCGGCCGGCCCGGTGCGTTTGCCCCTGGTGGGGGCCACCCGGGAGGAGAAGGAGAAAATCGCTGCTGCATTGAAGGAAACAGGCCTGTTATAGTCCCCGAAAAGGTTGCAAGCCGGGACCAGATAGGGTATAATAAAAATAGCTGGTTTAGAACGTAAATAGTACCGGGTCGGCGAACTGCAGGCCCGGTATTTAATTGGCGCCTCAGGTTTGCTTCTTTGAAAACTGAAGATGGAGGTGGATTAATGGCCGAAAATGAGCGTAAGGTTTCCTTGATCCCCCTAGGTGGCCTCGGGGAAATCGGCAAGAACATGATGGCGATCAGGTACGGAAACAGCATACTGGTCATCGATTGTGGCTTGACCTTTCCCGAGGATGAATTGCTGGGTGTCGATGTGGTCATCCCGGATTACACCTACCTGCTAGAAAACCGGCAAATGGTAAAGGGGATTATAGTCACCCACGGCCATGAAGATCATATCGGGGCCCTGCCCTATGTTTTAAAGGATCTAAATGTACCGGTTTATGGAACCAAACTAACCCTGGCCCTGATTCAGGCTAAACTGAAGGAACAGGGTAACTTTAACGGTGTCCGGCTGCAGCAGGTGAAGCCCAGGGATACTTTAAAAATCGGCCCTTTCAGGGTTGAGTTTATTCACGTCAGCCATTCCATTGCCGATACTGTCGCCCTGGCTATTCATACGCCGGTGGGCACCATCGTCCACACCAGCGATTTTAAAATCGATTATACACCAATCGACGGGGAAGTCTTTGATTTCTATAAGTTTGCCGAGCTGGGTGAAAAGGGCGTCCTGGTGCTAATGTCGGACAGCACCAATGTTGAACGCCCGGGCTTTACCATGTCCGAACGCGTAGTCGGTGGGACCTTTGATGAGGTGTTTCGCCGGGCACGGGAACGGATAATTATCGCCAGCTTCGCATCCAATATCCACCGGGTCCAGCAGATAATATCTACGGCTTACAAGTACAATCGCAAAGTAGCTGTGGTAGGCCGCAGCATGGTAAACGTGGTCAATATTGCCCAGGAGATTGGGTACCTGAATATCCCGGAAGGTACTCTGGTGGAGCTGAGCGAACTGGCGCACTTGCCTAAAAACCAGACGGTAATCATATCCACCGGCAGCCAGGGGGAGCCAATGTCGGCCCTGACCCGGATTGCCCGGAATGATCACCGCCAGATTGAAATTGTTCCAGGGGATACGGTGATTATTTCCGCCTTGCCCATCCCGGGCAATGAAAAACTGGTGGCGCGAACGGTAGACCAGCTGTTTAAACAGGGTGCCGATGTCTATCATGAAGCCGTTGAAGGGGTTCACGTTTCCGGTCACGCCAGTCAGGAGGAATTGAAACTGGTTCTCAGCCTGGTCAAGCCCAAGTTTTTCGTCCCCGTTCACGGCGAGTACCGCATGTTGATTAAACACGCCCGCCTGGCCGAAGAGCTGGGAATACCCCCGGAAAACATTTTTGTGGCTGAGAACGGCCAGGTAATGGAGTTTACCAGGGAGGAAGGTAACTTTAATGGCCGCGTCACCGCCGGTCGTCTCCTGATTGACGGCCTGGGAGTGGGTGATGTGGGCAATATCGTCCTGCGGGATCGCAAACAACTGGCCCAGGACGGCCTGCTCATTGTGGTCCTTACCCTGAGTAAAGAAACCGGAAGTGTAGTCGCCGGGCCGGATATTATCTCGCGGGGATTTGTCTACGTACGCGAGAGTGAGGAACTGCTGGATGAGGCCAAAGAAAGGGTCCGCCAGGCCCTTGATAAGTGTAGTGAACGCAAGGTAAATGACTGGTCAACCATTAAAGGCAATATTCGCGATAACCTGAGTAAATTCCTCTACGAGAAAACCAGGCGGCGCCCCATGATCCTGCCTATTATTATGGAGGTGTAGCTACTAAAGAACCGGTGCCACGGGCACCGGTTCTTTGCTGCCAGCTTGGGAGTACGGAACTTGAGGCTTTATAATCCTGCAGGCTTTATATTATTGAGACTGCGGGGGTCGATTATGCTTTTCGGGGCAAAGCTGATAATGCACCCCGGCTGGTAGGGGCTATATAAATAGTCGGCCGGGTCAGTACTCAAAAGGCGGGTTATCCGGGCCTGGTTGAAGCCCAGGGGTTCGATTTCCAGGGTTAAGCGACCCACTCTGAACTCCTGCCGCTGGGGGCAGAAGTCATCCATACCCTCCCAGATAAGCTCCGGGGGCAAGGGGCTGTAGACATACACTAGTGTCGCCTCCCCGGACCGGGAGAGCCTGCCGCGATGAGTTCCTTCACTTTCCGGACGGCAGACGCCAGGCCACCGACTTCATCGATTAACCCTACTCTAACGGCATCCTGGCCGACCAGGATGGTACCGATATCCCGGGCCAATTCCCCAGTCTGGAACATCAGCCGCCGCAGCTCCTGCTCCGATATGTTGGCGTGCTCGACTATAAAACGGATGACCCGGTCCTGCATCTTGTCCAGGTATTCATAAGTCTGGGGCACACCGATGACCAGGCCGGTAAGGCGGATAGGGTGGATGGTCATGGTTGCCGTCTCGGCAATGAAGGAATAATTTGCCGCAACGGAAATGGGCACGCCGATACTATGCCCGCCACCCAGGACCAGGGAAACCACCGGCTTGGACATGCTGACCAGCATTTCGGCAATTGCCAGGCCTGCTTCGACATCACCGCCGACGGTATTTAAGACCACCAGAAGGCCCTTGATGCTGGGATCCTGTTCTACGGCTACCAGCTGGGGAATAATATGTTCATATTTGGTAGTCTTGTTCTGGGGTGGCATTACCAGGTGCCCCTCGATCTGGCCGACTATCTGCAGGCAGTGGATTTCACTTTTAAAGTCAGGAATATTGGCCTGCCCTAGCTCTCTGATGTTTTCTACCTCGGGATTGGCGGGACGGTGCCCAATATTACCCCGGGCTGGTTCCCTCTGGGGCTGGGGTGGGGGCGTTGCCGGCTGGTTGGGTACCGGATTGGGATTAATATCGGGACCAGGCATTTTAGCTTTCCTCCTTCTTGGTAAACCCTCATTCATTAGATTGGCTTAGATTAGTATAAGGATTAAAAGGGGTTAACATACATTGATACTTTTTAAAGGCGGTGCAAGGAATCTGGCCGCCCAGCGTAGAATAGTAGCAACCGGGGTGATGGAAAATGCCTCCTGCCAGGATCATGAGTGAGAAGATAAAAAACGAGATCATGGGTGTAGCCCTGGTGGCGCTATCCTTTCTCTGCCTGGCGGGCCTCTATGTACTTGATCTTGGATATGTGAGTTCAGCGGCCAGTATCGGTGCTATTGGCCAGCTGCTGGTCCAGTTTTTAAGGGCCATGACTGGGGAGGGTAAATACTTATTTCCCCTTCTGATGGCTGGCTGGGGAATAAGGCTCATTATTGGCGGCAGGGTTAAGGATTCCCGGCCCAGGCTGGCCGGAGGGATATTACTTTTTATAACCCTTTTAAGCGCCCTGCATCAGCCTTTAGTGAACGGTAACAGCTATAAGGAAGTCTTGGCGAGCGGCCTGGCCGGCGAGGGTGGCGGTTTCATCGGTGCTGTGGTAGGTTTGATGCTGAAGTCTATTTTTGGTCGCCTGGGTACCTGGATTGTTTTGGCTGCTTTGACGATAATTTCTTTTCTCCTGGCTACGGGGATTTCCTTGAGCCGTATACTACGCCGCATCGGGGAGGGGTTAGGAAGAGTAGTCCCTGCTATTAAGGCCTGGCTCCTGGCTTTCCTTTTTACCGAAGTTGACGAAGAGGAACCGGTTGCGAAAAAGGAAAAGGGAAAAAGAAGGAAAAACAGGAAAGGATCCCAGCCGGAAGAACAGGAGGCAGTACCGGTAGTCATCAATCCTCCACCCGAACCCCAGCCGGTAATTACGCCGGCTATTAGCAAAGAGGAACCAGTTCCGGTCAAGGTATATCCTGAGAGTACCCTCCCTCCTGTTGCCGAGGAAGACAAAAAAAACCGGCGGCGACCCAAGGTTAACCTCCAGGCGGACAACGCCGCTGTCCCTGAGGAAGGAGGTGCTTCGGAACCGGCCGGGACATATGTCCTGCCACCATTAAGCCTTTTAAGTCGTCCAGTAAGGGTTAAAAATCCCCGCCTGGAAAAGGATATTACCGACAGGATTAAGATCCTGGAGGATACCTTTGACAGTTTTGGAGTCAAGGTGAAGGTAACCCAGGTTAGCTGTGGCCCGGCTGTTACCCGTTACGAGGTCCACCCGGCGCCGGGGGTAAAAGTGAGCCGGATCGTCAGCCTGGCCGACGATATAGCTTTGAGCCTGGCAGCTGCCCAGGTGCGCATCGAGGCTCCCATTCCCGGCAAGTCGGCCGTGGGCATTGAAGTACCCAATAAGGAGATCGCCGTCGTTCACCTGCGGGAAGTGCTGGAAGACCCGACCTTTACCGAAGCCAGCAGCCGTTTGACGGTAGCCCTTGGTAAGGATATTGCCGGCAATCCGGTCATTGCCGACCTGGCCAAGATGCCCCACCTGCTCATTGCCGGGGCTACCGGTTCCGGTAAGAGCGTGTGCTTAAACGCCCTTATCTGCAGCCTGCTCTTTAAAGCCACTCCCCAGGAATTGAAGCTTTTAATGATTGATCCCAAGATGGTGGAGCTAACCCAGTATAACGGTATCCCCCACCTGCTGGCCCCGGTGGTCAGCCAGCCCAAAAAGGCTGCGACCGCCCTCCACTGGATGGTCAATGAGATGGAGAAACGTTACCAGCTTTTTGCTGAAACAGGAGTCAAGGATATTACCAGATACAACCGTCTCCAGCAAAAGGAGAATAACGGCCAGGAAGCCCTCCCCCTGGTGGTCGTTTTGATTGATGAACTGGCCGACTTGATGATGGTTGCTCCAGCAGATGTAGAAGACGCCATTTGCCGCCTGGCCCAGATGGCCAGGGCGGCTGGTATCCATCTGGTTGTCGCCACCCAGCGACCCTCGGTAGACGTTATTACCGGTTTAATCAAGGCCAATATCTCATCGCGGATTGCCTTTGCGGTTTCCTCCCAGGTTGATTCCCGGACTATCCTGGATATGGCCGGGGCTGAACGGCTCATGGGAAGGGGCGATATGCTTTTCCTTCCTATCGGAGCCAGTAAACCCATTCGCGTCCAGGGGGTTTATGTCTCCGACCGGGAGGTTGAGGACCTGGTTACCTATGTGAAGCAACAGGGCCGGCCGGAATACAATCCTAATTTTTTAAAGGGTGAAGAGGTCGGGGAAGAAAATAACGAAGCCACGGACGAGCTTTTCCCGGCTGCCGTCAGGGTGGTCCTGGAAACGGGCCAGGCTTCGATCTCCATGCTCCAGCGGCGCCTGCGGGTAGGCTATACCAGGGCGGCACGGCTGATGGATATGATGGAAGCCAGGGGATTTGTAGGCGGTCATGAAGGAACCAAACCCCGGGCCATCCTCACCAATTGGGACGAATACCAGGAACTATTTGGCGCAAATGATGAAACCTAAGGGCAGGAATCTTCCTGATTGGTGTCGAAGACTTAGAGTACCAGGAGGTGAGGCTATGGGACAGGTAGGCGAGATCCTTCGCTCTACACGCCAGGAAAAGGGAATATCCCTGCGAGAAGCTGAAGAAGCCACCAAAATCCGCCTGAAATACCTTGAGGCCCTTGAAAATGGAACCTATGATGAAATTCCCGGGCGGGTGTACGCCCTGGGCTTTTTACGTAATTATGCCCGCTTCCTGGGGCTGGACCCTGCAGAATTAACCGCCCTGTTTAAGGAAGAATACCCCCCTAAAGAGGAATCTTACCAGGTAGAGGAACCACCCGGTATAACCACACCCCGGTTAACCACCAGGGGATGGGGCCGCTGGTTACTTATCCTGGGAGTTATCCTGGTCCTCTGGGGCGTGAATCGTTTATATAATTATTATCGCCCTTCGCCGGAGCAGTCACCGGCACCGCCGCCGGTTACCGAACCGGCACCAGCAACGCCCGCACCTGTAACCCCAGTGCAGCCAGCTTCACCACCGTCCCAGGTCCAGGGAGTGGAAGTTAAGATCCGGGCTACCGGGAATTGTTGGGTAGGAGCAGTCGTCGACGGTAAGGCCGATTTCTCCGGGACTCTCAAGCCCGGGGATGAAAAGGTCTTCCAGGGAAAGGATAAAGTAAGTGTAACCCTGGGGAGCGCCGGCGCCGTCGAGGTAACCCTCAACGGCCAGGTTCAGCCACCACTTGGTAAAGCAGGGAGTGTTGTTACCTTTGAGGCTGATAAGGGCGCAAACCAGTTGCGCATAATTAAAAAGCAATGATTAGAGTTGCTGTTATAACCCTCGGTTGTCCTAAAAACCAGGTAGAAAGCGAATATATGCTGGGGATCCTGGAAAAGAACCACCTGGAAGTGGTAAGCGATCCCCGGCAGGCGGAAGTAGTAATCATTAACACCTGCAGCTTTATTACCGCGGCACGGGAAGAGGCTTTAGATACGATCCTGGAGCTGGCCCGGGCTGCCAATCACCCGCGGTTAATTGTTGCCGGTTGCCTGGCCCAGCAATACGCCTCCGAGTTGTGGCAGGAATTGCCGGAGGCGGCAGCCTTTATCGGACCCGGGGCCACAGGCCGCTTGCCGGAAATTATTAACCGGGTATTAAAGGGTGAGAGGGTGCTGGATGTACCCGGCCCGGAAATGATTACCGGGGAATTGCCACGCCTTATCGAAGATGGGAAGCCCTTTGCCTATTTAAAGATTGCCGAGGGTTGCAATAACCGTTGTACTTACTGTACTATCCCTTCCATCAAGGGGCCCTATCGCAGCCGGCCCCTGGAGAAAGTGGTAGCCGAGGCCGTTTCTCTGGCGGCCAGGGGCATAAAAGAGCTGGTCCTGGTAGCCCAGGATACCACGGCGTACGGCCTGGATTGTTACGGAGAGTACCGCCTGCCGGAACTCCTGCGCCGCCTGGCCAGGATTGAGGGGATAGAGTGGGTGCGTCTACTCTACGCCTACCCGACCAGGATCACCCCGGAATTGATCGAGGTAATGGCTACTGAGCCCGGGGTGGTACCTTACCTGGATCTACCCCTGCAGCATGCCAGTGAAGGCGTCTTGAGACGAATGGGCCGTCCCGGGACGGGAGCGGCGGGCCTGAGAGCTATAGAAAGCCTGCGGCGGGCCATACCGGAGATAACCATACGCTCTACCTTTATCGTGGGCTTTCCCGGAGAGGAAGAGGAGGATTTTCAAATCCTTCTTGACTTCCTTACTGACGCCCGGTTGGACTGGGTGGGGGCTTTTAAATTCTCTCCCGAGGAAGGTACAATAGCGGCGAGCCTTCCAGGTCAGGTACCAGAAGAGGTGAAGGAAGAACGTTACCAGAGGTTAATGCTCCACCAGCAATCCATCACCAGGGCCTGCAATGAAGGCTGGCTGGGCCGGGAGGTCCAGGTTTTGAAGGAAGGGCCGGAGGTAGGGCGCAGTATGCGCCAGGCCCCGGAAGTAGACGGTGTGGTATATGTTAAGGGAGATCCCTCACCAGCCGGTAGCATGGTTACAGTGAAGCTGACCCAGCTTTATAATATCTATGACTTTCTGGGGGAGATTAAGTTATGACCCTTGCCAACCGGGTGACCATGTTGCGCCTGATGCTGGTGCCATTATTTGTATTTTTTATCCTTCGCCCCTGGGGGCCCGGGTATTATCTGGCCGCCGGGTTGTTTCTCCTGGCGGCGGCTACCGATGGCCTGGACGGTTACCTGGCCCGCAGGCGCGCTGAGGTAAGCGGGCTGGGCAAGTTGCTGGATCCCCTGGTAGATAAACTCCTGGTCACTACGGCTTTAGTTTTACTGGTACAGATGCACCTGGTCCCCGGGTGGGCTGTAGTGCTCATTATAGGCCGGGAATTCTTAATCAGTGGCCTGCGTCAGGTAGCTGCCGGCGAAGGGTTAATCCTGGCCGCCAGCTACTGGGGTAAAATCAAGACTTTTGCCCAGGTGATAGCTGTGGTCGCCCTCCTGGTAGGTATACCCTGGGCATTACTAATCCTCTATGGCGCCCTGGCCCTGACCCTGATCTCGGGGTTCCATTACTTTTTCTTAAATCGGGAACTCCTTTATCGGCTGGGATAAAGGAATGGTGGCAGGACTGCCAGGTAATTCATAAGGTCTAAAACCAAATAATTTGCTATAATTGAAGGTGTTACCTTGGAGAGGAGTGTTAAAGATTGCACTTCAAAGGGTGGCGCCTTCATTTTGTTTTGCTTGCAGCCCTTTTGAGTTTAAGCCTCTTGACGGGGGGGCAATGGGCCTACCAGCACTTCGGCCAGGAAAAGCCCCTGGCCAGGGCCCTGGAAGCGGTGCCCGGGGTCCAGGGAGTCCAGATAACCTCCGGGACAAGTGGCCTGGAGGTCGGTGTAACCCTCGGCCAGGTGGCTGACCTACAACAAACTTACAAGCAGCTGGAAAAGGTAATCCAGGGGATATATGGCCAGCAACCGGTCAAAGTTGTCATCAAGGATAATCCCTCGCCTGTTTTGGACAGGCTCTGGCAGGCCAGCCAGTATTCTGTTTACGAGGCTTCCGTCCGTGGCAATTTTACCACCATGGCCACCAGTATTGCGCAACTGGCCAGCAAAGCCGGTGTCCCCGACTATGCTATCAATATTGATGAAAGGAACATTTATCTCCAGTTCAGGCAGGGACAGAATTACCTTTACCGGATAATACCCAGGCAGAATAATAGCCAGCAGGGAGGAGGAGTGTAGTGCTTAAGGAGACTAGTGCCGGTACCGTTATTGGAGTACTGGTATTTCTGACCCTTAAAGGCTTTGATATCACCCCTCTTCTTCTCCTGGCCGGGGTAGGATTCCTCGCTTATTGGTTGATTGAAAAAAAGGGTATGCTTTCTTCAACCTTTGGTGGTAAATCCTACATCCCGGCAGTCCCTATCTCCTTTGCCGACATTGGCGGCCAGGAAACAGCCATCCGGGAACTGAAAGAAGCCCTGGAGTTTTTATTGCGGAGCAAGCAGGTAAGGGCGATGGGTATCCGCCCCTTGAAGGGCATCCTTTTAAGCGGGCCGCCGGGAACCGGTAAGACCCTGATGGCCAGGGCGGCAGCTACCTACACCGATGCCGTCTTCCTGGCTGCCAGCGGTAGTGAGTTCATCGAGATGTATGCCGGGGTTGGTGCCCAGCGGGTGCGGGAACTTTTTAACCGGGCCCGGGAACTGGCCCGGCGCCAGCAAAAAAAACGGGCCATTATCTTTATTGACGAATTGGAAGTCCTGGGGGGTAAACGGGGAAGCCATACCTCCCACCTGGAATACGACCAGACCCTTAATCAGCTCCTGGTCGAGATGGACGGTTTAAAAGAAGACCAGGATGTCCAGATTCTAGTTATTGGAGCCACCAACCGGGCCGATCTCCTTGACCC
It encodes the following:
- a CDS encoding DNA translocase FtsK — translated: MSEKIKNEIMGVALVALSFLCLAGLYVLDLGYVSSAASIGAIGQLLVQFLRAMTGEGKYLFPLLMAGWGIRLIIGGRVKDSRPRLAGGILLFITLLSALHQPLVNGNSYKEVLASGLAGEGGGFIGAVVGLMLKSIFGRLGTWIVLAALTIISFLLATGISLSRILRRIGEGLGRVVPAIKAWLLAFLFTEVDEEEPVAKKEKGKRRKNRKGSQPEEQEAVPVVINPPPEPQPVITPAISKEEPVPVKVYPESTLPPVAEEDKKNRRRPKVNLQADNAAVPEEGGASEPAGTYVLPPLSLLSRPVRVKNPRLEKDITDRIKILEDTFDSFGVKVKVTQVSCGPAVTRYEVHPAPGVKVSRIVSLADDIALSLAAAQVRIEAPIPGKSAVGIEVPNKEIAVVHLREVLEDPTFTEASSRLTVALGKDIAGNPVIADLAKMPHLLIAGATGSGKSVCLNALICSLLFKATPQELKLLMIDPKMVELTQYNGIPHLLAPVVSQPKKAATALHWMVNEMEKRYQLFAETGVKDITRYNRLQQKENNGQEALPLVVVLIDELADLMMVAPADVEDAICRLAQMARAAGIHLVVATQRPSVDVITGLIKANISSRIAFAVSSQVDSRTILDMAGAERLMGRGDMLFLPIGASKPIRVQGVYVSDREVEDLVTYVKQQGRPEYNPNFLKGEEVGEENNEATDELFPAAVRVVLETGQASISMLQRRLRVGYTRAARLMDMMEARGFVGGHEGTKPRAILTNWDEYQELFGANDET
- a CDS encoding helix-turn-helix domain-containing protein, which encodes MGQVGEILRSTRQEKGISLREAEEATKIRLKYLEALENGTYDEIPGRVYALGFLRNYARFLGLDPAELTALFKEEYPPKEESYQVEEPPGITTPRLTTRGWGRWLLILGVILVLWGVNRLYNYYRPSPEQSPAPPPVTEPAPATPAPVTPVQPASPPSQVQGVEVKIRATGNCWVGAVVDGKADFSGTLKPGDEKVFQGKDKVSVTLGSAGAVEVTLNGQVQPPLGKAGSVVTFEADKGANQLRIIKKQ
- the rimO gene encoding 30S ribosomal protein S12 methylthiotransferase RimO, which codes for MIRVAVITLGCPKNQVESEYMLGILEKNHLEVVSDPRQAEVVIINTCSFITAAREEALDTILELARAANHPRLIVAGCLAQQYASELWQELPEAAAFIGPGATGRLPEIINRVLKGERVLDVPGPEMITGELPRLIEDGKPFAYLKIAEGCNNRCTYCTIPSIKGPYRSRPLEKVVAEAVSLAARGIKELVLVAQDTTAYGLDCYGEYRLPELLRRLARIEGIEWVRLLYAYPTRITPELIEVMATEPGVVPYLDLPLQHASEGVLRRMGRPGTGAAGLRAIESLRRAIPEITIRSTFIVGFPGEEEEDFQILLDFLTDARLDWVGAFKFSPEEGTIAASLPGQVPEEVKEERYQRLMLHQQSITRACNEGWLGREVQVLKEGPEVGRSMRQAPEVDGVVYVKGDPSPAGSMVTVKLTQLYNIYDFLGEIKL
- the pgsA gene encoding CDP-diacylglycerol--glycerol-3-phosphate 3-phosphatidyltransferase, with the translated sequence MTLANRVTMLRLMLVPLFVFFILRPWGPGYYLAAGLFLLAAATDGLDGYLARRRAEVSGLGKLLDPLVDKLLVTTALVLLVQMHLVPGWAVVLIIGREFLISGLRQVAAGEGLILAASYWGKIKTFAQVIAVVALLVGIPWALLILYGALALTLISGFHYFFLNRELLYRLG